A single region of the Lates calcarifer isolate ASB-BC8 linkage group LG16_LG22, TLL_Latcal_v3, whole genome shotgun sequence genome encodes:
- the znf451 gene encoding E3 SUMO-protein ligase ZNF451 isoform X2 — protein MSSPAQADEDEVEEEVEFVSEGPLRPVLECIDLLSDSEDEGCSSFTGVLEDKITRHKARVTSTLDRLAQQVALEKKERADKCRAFKEKQILQKAHGQQELAFSSANGINQEAKRCVDMWLKMPGLQPGVIGVGSGRRRRPASFPIKSSTRHTCPVINCGRIYDNASLLDGHLKRFDHSPCDPTIHLKGSPSELFACVACGQHFQTKEAWRKHLESKVSSTADAHSITQTYQRIVCFACPACYLFFNLRDECLQHMSAKNHFTEALTMHEPRGRALPVPVPQYVKNRLITLCKDTTFNVRCSLCHQVLISHQAAQAHFNVYCRQGCAVAKADKTIVQVMKQLQVQGQCSLCCKIFLSQAEIEKHKESTQHDVEVNQTMEKALLQLCRFDEIQHTQRAKEWKRLSTGLETPFEKRKQKRNDCERFPTKRQRLSPIVNGSTSRNSATAWFCECGLQFSEEATASKHLLAVNQIFHQCGVCGKHMGESSITRLHMSRFHGGAHLSNFLFYCRKCKVEMPRYEDILLHVSEAHSGHTYFTEQEVSEEDATVIDAKPSTSSVVPKHSSSKSTVQQNTVEPSSSKADQTWMCRMCEDIFDSEVAVHKHCSDVSSHSFQRFICGHCPQKFFKESTVRRHCVNEHDGQIKSSHFCGLCDSMQFESEAEFLAHYKSLHSKDYYCMDDVEVVQPTITESTSQPTCPCMGSEKSKEEMKATYTQCMRNLAAKGECQYVCAPCGVSVQSYAQIKTHVHTKHAALNLDKTFDVECKACQESFVGVPSFHKHYHSQHCTLEPCTSSRTCEKDMKAEPTTVKILNAVEIEPDNNESEDETRVKFSNICQANKENASDDEMKHALSLINEEEARESAELEEALKRSLVEY, from the exons ATGTCTTCTCCAGCTCAAGCAGACGAAGATGAGGTGGAAGAAGAAGTGGAGTTCGTATCA GAGGGCCCTCTCAGACCAGTATTGGAATGCATTGATCTGCTGAGTGACAGTGAGGATGAGGGATGTTCATCATTTACAGGAGTG CTTGAGGATAAAATCACCCGACACAAAGCTCGTGTTACATCTACACTGGACAGACTGGCACAGCAGGTGGCACTAGAGAAGAAGGAACGAGCAGATAAATGCAGAGCGTTCAAG gagaaGCAAATCTTACAAAAAGCTCATGGACAGCAGGAGTTGGCATTCAGTTCTGCAAATGGAATTAATCAGGAAGCAAAGCGCTGTGTAGACATGTGGTTAAAGATGCCAG gTCTTCAGCCAGGAGTAATCGGTGTTGGTTCTGGTAGAAGGCGCAGACCTGCTTCTTTCCCCATAAAGAGTTCAACTAGACACACTTGTCCAGTGATTAACTGTGGTCGCATTTATGACAATGCGTCCCTCCTTGACGGCCACTTAAAAAG GTTTGATCACTCCCCCTGTGATCCAACTATCCATCTGAAGGGAAGTCCATCTGAGCTCTTTGCCTGTGTTGCCTGTGGTCAACATTTTCAGACCAAAGAAGCATGGAGGAAACATCTTGAGTCTAAG GTGTCATCTACTGCCGATGCTCACAGCATCACTCAGACCTATCAGAGGATTGTGTGTTTTGCCTGTCCTGCCTGCTACCTCTTCTTCAACCTCAGAGATGAGTGTCTTCAGCATATGTCAGCCAAAAACCACTTCACAGAGGCTCTCACCATGCATG AACCCAGAGGAAGAGCACTGCCAGTTCCTGTCCCACAATATGTTAAGAATCGTCTCATCACTTTGTGCAAGGATACAACATTCAATGTCCGATGCTCTTTATGTCACCAAGTACTGATCTCACATCAGGCAGCTCAGGCTCACTTCAA tgtgtactGCAGACAGGGCTGTGCGGTGGCCAAGGCTGATAAAACAATAGTGCAGGTGATGAAACAGCTGCAAGTGCAAGGGCAGTGCTCCCTCTGCTGTAAAATCTTCCTCAGCCAAGCTGAAATTGAGAAACACAAAGAATCGACCCAGCATGATGTGGAGGTCAACCAAACAATGGAGAAAGCACTTCTTCAGCTCTGCAGGTTTGATGAAATTCAACACACCCAGAGAGCTAAAGAATGGAAAAGACTATCCACTGGCCTTGAAACACCttttgagaaaagaaaacagaagagaaatgaTTGTGAAAGATTTCCGACCAAACGGCAGAGGCTCAGCCCAATTGTGAATGGCAGCACTAGCAGAAACTCAGCAACAGCATGGTTCTGTGAGTGTGGTCTACAGTTCTCAGAGGAGGCCACAGCCAGTAAGCATCTCTTGGCTGTGAACCAGATTTTCCATCAGTGTGGCGTGTGTGGCAAACACATGGGAGAGTCTTCAATTACCCGCCTGCATATGAGTCGCTTTCATGGGGGAGCTCATCTCTCCAATTTCCTCTTCTACTGCCGCAAGTGCAAAGTGGAAATGCCTCGGTATGAAGATATCCTGTTGCACGTGTCAGAAGCTCACAGTGGACACACCTACTTCACAGAACAAGAGGTGTCTGAGGAGGATGCCACAGTCATCGATGCCAAGCCGTCCACCAGTAGCGTAGTCCCCAAACATTCGTCCTCTAAGTCCACAGTCCAGCAGAACACAGTAGAGCCATCCTCTTCAAAGGCTGACCAGACTTGGATGTGCAGGATGTGTGAGGACATCTTTGACTCTGAAGTGGCCGtccacaaacactgcagtgacGTGAGCAGTCACAGCTTTCAGAGGTTCATCTGTGGACACTGTCCTCAGAAGTTCTTTAAAGAGTCCACTGTACGTAGACACTGTGTGAATGAGCATGATGGGCAGATAAAGAGCTCCCACTTCTGCGGTCTCTGCGACAGCATGCAATTTGAATCTGAAGCGGAGTTCCTGGCGCACTACAAGAGTCTTCACAGTAAGGACTATTACTGTATGGATGATGTTGAAGTTGTTCAGCCTACCATTACTGAAAGCACCAGTCAGCCCACATGCCCATGCATGGGTTcagaaaagagcaaagaggaaatgaaagctacatacacacagtgcaTGAGGAATCTGGCCGCTAAAGGGGAATGTCAGTATGTGTGCGCTCCTTGTGGGGTGTCTGTGCAATCCTACGCACAGATCAAGACTCACGTCCACACAAAACACGCAGCCTTGAACCTGGACAAGACGTTTGATGTAGAATGCAAAGCTTGCCAGGAGAGTTTTGTGGGTGTACCGAGTTTCCATAAACACTATCACTCCCAGCACTGCACGCTGGAACCCTGCACGAGCTCCAGGACCTGCGAGAAAGACATGAAAGCAGAACCTACCACCGTAAAAATACTCAATGCTGTGGAGATCGAACCAGACAACAATG AGAGTGAAGATGAAACGCGGGTGAAGTTTTCGAACATCTGTCAAGCCAACAAAGAGA ATGCTTCAGATGATGAGATGAAGCATGCACTGTCTTTGATTAATGAGGAAGAAGCAAGAGAGTCAGCAG agtTGGAAGAAGCGCTTAAAAGAAGTCTTGTGGAATACTAA
- the znf451 gene encoding E3 SUMO-protein ligase ZNF451 isoform X1, whose product MSSPAQADEDEVEEEVEFVSEGPLRPVLECIDLLSDSEDEGCSSFTGVLEDKITRHKARVTSTLDRLAQQVALEKKERADKCRAFKEKQILQKAHGQQELAFSSANGINQEAKRCVDMWLKMPGLQPGVIGVGSGRRRRPASFPIKSSTRHTCPVINCGRIYDNASLLDGHLKRFDHSPCDPTIHLKGSPSELFACVACGQHFQTKEAWRKHLESKVSSTADAHSITQTYQRIVCFACPACYLFFNLRDECLQHMSAKNHFTEALTMHEPRGRALPVPVPQYVKNRLITLCKDTTFNVRCSLCHQVLISHQAAQAHFNVYCRQGCAVAKADKTIVQVMKQLQVQGQCSLCCKIFLSQAEIEKHKESTQHDVEVNQTMEKALLQLCRFDEIQHTQRAKEWKRLSTGLETPFEKRKQKRNDCERFPTKRQRLSPIVNGSTSRNSATAWFCECGLQFSEEATASKHLLAVNQIFHQCGVCGKHMGESSITRLHMSRFHGGAHLSNFLFYCRKCKVEMPRYEDILLHVSEAHSGHTYFTEQEVSEEDATVIDAKPSTSSVVPKHSSSKSTVQQNTVEPSSSKADQTWMCRMCEDIFDSEVAVHKHCSDVSSHSFQRFICGHCPQKFFKESTVRRHCVNEHDGQIKSSHFCGLCDSMQFESEAEFLAHYKSLHSKDYYCMDDVEVVQPTITESTSQPTCPCMGSEKSKEEMKATYTQCMRNLAAKGECQYVCAPCGVSVQSYAQIKTHVHTKHAALNLDKTFDVECKACQESFVGVPSFHKHYHSQHCTLEPCTSSRTCEKDMKAEPTTVKILNAVEIEPDNNESEDETRVKFSNICQANKESEANENASDDEMKHALSLINEEEARESAELEEALKRSLVEY is encoded by the exons ATGTCTTCTCCAGCTCAAGCAGACGAAGATGAGGTGGAAGAAGAAGTGGAGTTCGTATCA GAGGGCCCTCTCAGACCAGTATTGGAATGCATTGATCTGCTGAGTGACAGTGAGGATGAGGGATGTTCATCATTTACAGGAGTG CTTGAGGATAAAATCACCCGACACAAAGCTCGTGTTACATCTACACTGGACAGACTGGCACAGCAGGTGGCACTAGAGAAGAAGGAACGAGCAGATAAATGCAGAGCGTTCAAG gagaaGCAAATCTTACAAAAAGCTCATGGACAGCAGGAGTTGGCATTCAGTTCTGCAAATGGAATTAATCAGGAAGCAAAGCGCTGTGTAGACATGTGGTTAAAGATGCCAG gTCTTCAGCCAGGAGTAATCGGTGTTGGTTCTGGTAGAAGGCGCAGACCTGCTTCTTTCCCCATAAAGAGTTCAACTAGACACACTTGTCCAGTGATTAACTGTGGTCGCATTTATGACAATGCGTCCCTCCTTGACGGCCACTTAAAAAG GTTTGATCACTCCCCCTGTGATCCAACTATCCATCTGAAGGGAAGTCCATCTGAGCTCTTTGCCTGTGTTGCCTGTGGTCAACATTTTCAGACCAAAGAAGCATGGAGGAAACATCTTGAGTCTAAG GTGTCATCTACTGCCGATGCTCACAGCATCACTCAGACCTATCAGAGGATTGTGTGTTTTGCCTGTCCTGCCTGCTACCTCTTCTTCAACCTCAGAGATGAGTGTCTTCAGCATATGTCAGCCAAAAACCACTTCACAGAGGCTCTCACCATGCATG AACCCAGAGGAAGAGCACTGCCAGTTCCTGTCCCACAATATGTTAAGAATCGTCTCATCACTTTGTGCAAGGATACAACATTCAATGTCCGATGCTCTTTATGTCACCAAGTACTGATCTCACATCAGGCAGCTCAGGCTCACTTCAA tgtgtactGCAGACAGGGCTGTGCGGTGGCCAAGGCTGATAAAACAATAGTGCAGGTGATGAAACAGCTGCAAGTGCAAGGGCAGTGCTCCCTCTGCTGTAAAATCTTCCTCAGCCAAGCTGAAATTGAGAAACACAAAGAATCGACCCAGCATGATGTGGAGGTCAACCAAACAATGGAGAAAGCACTTCTTCAGCTCTGCAGGTTTGATGAAATTCAACACACCCAGAGAGCTAAAGAATGGAAAAGACTATCCACTGGCCTTGAAACACCttttgagaaaagaaaacagaagagaaatgaTTGTGAAAGATTTCCGACCAAACGGCAGAGGCTCAGCCCAATTGTGAATGGCAGCACTAGCAGAAACTCAGCAACAGCATGGTTCTGTGAGTGTGGTCTACAGTTCTCAGAGGAGGCCACAGCCAGTAAGCATCTCTTGGCTGTGAACCAGATTTTCCATCAGTGTGGCGTGTGTGGCAAACACATGGGAGAGTCTTCAATTACCCGCCTGCATATGAGTCGCTTTCATGGGGGAGCTCATCTCTCCAATTTCCTCTTCTACTGCCGCAAGTGCAAAGTGGAAATGCCTCGGTATGAAGATATCCTGTTGCACGTGTCAGAAGCTCACAGTGGACACACCTACTTCACAGAACAAGAGGTGTCTGAGGAGGATGCCACAGTCATCGATGCCAAGCCGTCCACCAGTAGCGTAGTCCCCAAACATTCGTCCTCTAAGTCCACAGTCCAGCAGAACACAGTAGAGCCATCCTCTTCAAAGGCTGACCAGACTTGGATGTGCAGGATGTGTGAGGACATCTTTGACTCTGAAGTGGCCGtccacaaacactgcagtgacGTGAGCAGTCACAGCTTTCAGAGGTTCATCTGTGGACACTGTCCTCAGAAGTTCTTTAAAGAGTCCACTGTACGTAGACACTGTGTGAATGAGCATGATGGGCAGATAAAGAGCTCCCACTTCTGCGGTCTCTGCGACAGCATGCAATTTGAATCTGAAGCGGAGTTCCTGGCGCACTACAAGAGTCTTCACAGTAAGGACTATTACTGTATGGATGATGTTGAAGTTGTTCAGCCTACCATTACTGAAAGCACCAGTCAGCCCACATGCCCATGCATGGGTTcagaaaagagcaaagaggaaatgaaagctacatacacacagtgcaTGAGGAATCTGGCCGCTAAAGGGGAATGTCAGTATGTGTGCGCTCCTTGTGGGGTGTCTGTGCAATCCTACGCACAGATCAAGACTCACGTCCACACAAAACACGCAGCCTTGAACCTGGACAAGACGTTTGATGTAGAATGCAAAGCTTGCCAGGAGAGTTTTGTGGGTGTACCGAGTTTCCATAAACACTATCACTCCCAGCACTGCACGCTGGAACCCTGCACGAGCTCCAGGACCTGCGAGAAAGACATGAAAGCAGAACCTACCACCGTAAAAATACTCAATGCTGTGGAGATCGAACCAGACAACAATG AGAGTGAAGATGAAACGCGGGTGAAGTTTTCGAACATCTGTCAAGCCAACAAAGAGAGTGAGGCAAATGAAA ATGCTTCAGATGATGAGATGAAGCATGCACTGTCTTTGATTAATGAGGAAGAAGCAAGAGAGTCAGCAG agtTGGAAGAAGCGCTTAAAAGAAGTCTTGTGGAATACTAA
- the rab23 gene encoding ras-related protein Rab-23, with protein sequence MLEEDMEVAIKVVVVGNGAVGKSSMIQRYCKGIFTKDYKKTIGVDFLERQIIVNDEEVRLMLWDTAGQEEFDAITKAYYRGAQACVLVFSTTDRESFQAIDSWREKVEAEVGDIPTVLVQNKIDLLEETVIKNEEAEALAKRLKLRFYRASVKEDLNVTEVFKYLAEKYLQRLKQQTAEETEVVHTTSNKIGVFNTTSSNVCNQNSSNGREVITLRPNKQRTKKSKNPFGSCSLL encoded by the exons ATGTTGGAAGAGGACATGGAAGTGGCCATCAAGGTGGTCGTAGTCGGCAATGGAGCTGTTGGCAAGTCCAGTATGATCCAGCGTTACTGCAAGGGCATATTCACTAAGGACTACAAAAAGACCATTGGAGTGGACTTCCTGGAAAGGCAGATAAT tgtaaatgatgAAGAGGTCCGACTAATGCTTTGGGACACAGCTGGACAGGAGGAATTCGATGCTATCACCAAGGCCTATTATCGAG GTGCTCAAGCATGTGTACTAGTCTTCTCTACCACAGACAGGGAGTCATTTCAGGCTATTGACAGCTGGAGGGAGAAGGTGGAGGCAGAGGTTGGAGATATTCCCACAGTTCTGGTGCAGAACAAAATTGATCTCCTGGAAGAGACTGTTATAAAAAA CGAGGAGGCAGAAGCTTTGGCTAAAAGACTTAAACTGAGATTTTATCGAGCTTCAGTGAAAGAGGACCTTAATGTCACTGAGG tttttaagtACTTAGCTGAGAAGTATCTTCAGCGActcaaacagcaaacagcagaggagaCTGAGGTGGTCCACACGACAAGCAATAAAATAG GTGTTTTTAATACCACAAGTAGTAACGTCTGCAACCAGAACTCCAGCAATGGCAGAGAAGTCATCACTTTGAGACCTAACAAACAAAGGACCAAGAAGAGTAAAAATCCTTTTGGAAGTTGCAGCCTACTTTAG
- the bag2 gene encoding BAG family molecular chaperone regulator 2, whose translation MAQAKIQAKMNDPPCSKFSRTLSMADRSVRLLESLDQLEMRVEALREAASAMEQEKECILEMIQSIQNSQEMRNICAGEKEELNLTANRLMGRTLSVEISVGTIRNSQQEDALRKATSIIDEIVKKLLDDMDGSRQQLLSLHAACVTEAAAVPINQKFQAIVISCALEDQKKIKRRLETLLRNVENAEKNIKIMDHQKLANGSQ comes from the exons ATGGCTCAGGCAAAAATCCAGGCGAAAATGAACGACCCCCCCTGCAGCAAGTTCAGCAGGACGCTGTCCATGGCTGATCGCTCCGTGCGACTCCTGGAAAGTTTGGATCAGCTTGAAATGAG ggTGGAGGCTTTACGCGAAGCAGCATCGGCCATGGAGCAGGAAAAGGAGTGCATCCTGGAAATGATTCAGTCCATTCAGAACAGTCAAGAAATGCGTAACATCTGTGCTG GGGAGAAAGAGGAGTTAAATTTAACTGCAAACCGTCTAATGGGCCGGACGCTGTCTGTGGAGATCTCTGTTGGCACGATCAGAAACTCCCAGCAGGAGGATGCGTTGCGCAAGGCCACATCTATAATAGATGAAATAGTGAAAAAGTTACTGGATGACATGGACGGTAGccgacagcagctgctgtcccTGCACGCGGCCTGTGTGACTGAGGCAGCGGCCGTCCCCATCAACCAAAAGTTTCAGGCCATAGTGATCAGCTGTGCTCTGGAGGACCAGAAGAAGATCAAGCGAAGGCTGGAGACTTTGTTGAGGAACGTTGAAAATGCTGAGAAGAACATCAAGATCATGGATCACCAAAAACTAGCCAATGGGAGTCAATAA
- the znf451 gene encoding E3 SUMO-protein ligase ZNF451 isoform X3, whose protein sequence is MSSPAQADEDEVEEEVEFVSEGPLRPVLECIDLLSDSEDEGCSSFTGVLEDKITRHKARVTSTLDRLAQQVALEKKERADKCRAFKEKQILQKAHGQQELAFSSANGINQEAKRCVDMWLKMPGLQPGVIGVGSGRRRRPASFPIKSSTRHTCPVINCGRIYDNASLLDGHLKRFDHSPCDPTIHLKGSPSELFACVACGQHFQTKEAWRKHLESKVSSTADAHSITQTYQRIVCFACPACYLFFNLRDECLQHMSAKNHFTEALTMHEPRGRALPVPVPQYVKNRLITLCKDTTFNVRCSLCHQVLISHQAAQAHFNVYCRQGCAVAKADKTIVQVMKQLQVQGQCSLCCKIFLSQAEIEKHKESTQHDVEVNQTMEKALLQLCRFDEIQHTQRAKEWKRLSTGLETPFEKRKQKRNDCERFPTKRQRLSPIVNGSTSRNSATAWFCECGLQFSEEATASKHLLAVNQIFHQCGVCGKHMGESSITRLHMSRFHGGAHLSNFLFYCRKCKVEMPRYEDILLHVSEAHSGHTYFTEQEVSEEDATVIDAKPSTSSVVPKHSSSKSTVQQNTVEPSSSKADQTWMCRMCEDIFDSEVAVHKHCSDVSSHSFQRFICGHCPQKFFKESTVRRHCVNEHDGQIKSSHFCGLCDSMQFESEAEFLAHYKSLHSKDYYCMDDVEVVQPTITESTSQPTCPCMGSEKSKEEMKATYTQCMRNLAAKGECQYVCAPCGVSVQSYAQIKTHVHTKHAALNLDKTFDVECKACQESFVGVPSFHKHYHSQHCTLEPCTSSRTCEKDMKAEPTTVKILNAVEIEPDNNDASDDEMKHALSLINEEEARESAELEEALKRSLVEY, encoded by the exons ATGTCTTCTCCAGCTCAAGCAGACGAAGATGAGGTGGAAGAAGAAGTGGAGTTCGTATCA GAGGGCCCTCTCAGACCAGTATTGGAATGCATTGATCTGCTGAGTGACAGTGAGGATGAGGGATGTTCATCATTTACAGGAGTG CTTGAGGATAAAATCACCCGACACAAAGCTCGTGTTACATCTACACTGGACAGACTGGCACAGCAGGTGGCACTAGAGAAGAAGGAACGAGCAGATAAATGCAGAGCGTTCAAG gagaaGCAAATCTTACAAAAAGCTCATGGACAGCAGGAGTTGGCATTCAGTTCTGCAAATGGAATTAATCAGGAAGCAAAGCGCTGTGTAGACATGTGGTTAAAGATGCCAG gTCTTCAGCCAGGAGTAATCGGTGTTGGTTCTGGTAGAAGGCGCAGACCTGCTTCTTTCCCCATAAAGAGTTCAACTAGACACACTTGTCCAGTGATTAACTGTGGTCGCATTTATGACAATGCGTCCCTCCTTGACGGCCACTTAAAAAG GTTTGATCACTCCCCCTGTGATCCAACTATCCATCTGAAGGGAAGTCCATCTGAGCTCTTTGCCTGTGTTGCCTGTGGTCAACATTTTCAGACCAAAGAAGCATGGAGGAAACATCTTGAGTCTAAG GTGTCATCTACTGCCGATGCTCACAGCATCACTCAGACCTATCAGAGGATTGTGTGTTTTGCCTGTCCTGCCTGCTACCTCTTCTTCAACCTCAGAGATGAGTGTCTTCAGCATATGTCAGCCAAAAACCACTTCACAGAGGCTCTCACCATGCATG AACCCAGAGGAAGAGCACTGCCAGTTCCTGTCCCACAATATGTTAAGAATCGTCTCATCACTTTGTGCAAGGATACAACATTCAATGTCCGATGCTCTTTATGTCACCAAGTACTGATCTCACATCAGGCAGCTCAGGCTCACTTCAA tgtgtactGCAGACAGGGCTGTGCGGTGGCCAAGGCTGATAAAACAATAGTGCAGGTGATGAAACAGCTGCAAGTGCAAGGGCAGTGCTCCCTCTGCTGTAAAATCTTCCTCAGCCAAGCTGAAATTGAGAAACACAAAGAATCGACCCAGCATGATGTGGAGGTCAACCAAACAATGGAGAAAGCACTTCTTCAGCTCTGCAGGTTTGATGAAATTCAACACACCCAGAGAGCTAAAGAATGGAAAAGACTATCCACTGGCCTTGAAACACCttttgagaaaagaaaacagaagagaaatgaTTGTGAAAGATTTCCGACCAAACGGCAGAGGCTCAGCCCAATTGTGAATGGCAGCACTAGCAGAAACTCAGCAACAGCATGGTTCTGTGAGTGTGGTCTACAGTTCTCAGAGGAGGCCACAGCCAGTAAGCATCTCTTGGCTGTGAACCAGATTTTCCATCAGTGTGGCGTGTGTGGCAAACACATGGGAGAGTCTTCAATTACCCGCCTGCATATGAGTCGCTTTCATGGGGGAGCTCATCTCTCCAATTTCCTCTTCTACTGCCGCAAGTGCAAAGTGGAAATGCCTCGGTATGAAGATATCCTGTTGCACGTGTCAGAAGCTCACAGTGGACACACCTACTTCACAGAACAAGAGGTGTCTGAGGAGGATGCCACAGTCATCGATGCCAAGCCGTCCACCAGTAGCGTAGTCCCCAAACATTCGTCCTCTAAGTCCACAGTCCAGCAGAACACAGTAGAGCCATCCTCTTCAAAGGCTGACCAGACTTGGATGTGCAGGATGTGTGAGGACATCTTTGACTCTGAAGTGGCCGtccacaaacactgcagtgacGTGAGCAGTCACAGCTTTCAGAGGTTCATCTGTGGACACTGTCCTCAGAAGTTCTTTAAAGAGTCCACTGTACGTAGACACTGTGTGAATGAGCATGATGGGCAGATAAAGAGCTCCCACTTCTGCGGTCTCTGCGACAGCATGCAATTTGAATCTGAAGCGGAGTTCCTGGCGCACTACAAGAGTCTTCACAGTAAGGACTATTACTGTATGGATGATGTTGAAGTTGTTCAGCCTACCATTACTGAAAGCACCAGTCAGCCCACATGCCCATGCATGGGTTcagaaaagagcaaagaggaaatgaaagctacatacacacagtgcaTGAGGAATCTGGCCGCTAAAGGGGAATGTCAGTATGTGTGCGCTCCTTGTGGGGTGTCTGTGCAATCCTACGCACAGATCAAGACTCACGTCCACACAAAACACGCAGCCTTGAACCTGGACAAGACGTTTGATGTAGAATGCAAAGCTTGCCAGGAGAGTTTTGTGGGTGTACCGAGTTTCCATAAACACTATCACTCCCAGCACTGCACGCTGGAACCCTGCACGAGCTCCAGGACCTGCGAGAAAGACATGAAAGCAGAACCTACCACCGTAAAAATACTCAATGCTGTGGAGATCGAACCAGACAACAATG ATGCTTCAGATGATGAGATGAAGCATGCACTGTCTTTGATTAATGAGGAAGAAGCAAGAGAGTCAGCAG agtTGGAAGAAGCGCTTAAAAGAAGTCTTGTGGAATACTAA